The sequence ACAAGTAAGTTGCACCACACACTTTTTTCTCTTCTTTAAAGTTTGAAATTTACcatgaattatatattacagtataactttTCTAATCAGGTTCCTGCATTCTTTCTTAATTTATAGtaatttatagtaattaaaacttgACTGTTTAATCCGAGACTTGACCATACCGACCAAATATGCTGGTTCCAGTGACATCCGGTTTAGACACATTCCATATATTTAAACCATGTACCGGTAATTGCAGCTTTCTTCGTCCATCCTTAGCAGTTGCGACAACTATGTAGGAAAACATGTATTAAAGAAAGACAGAGCAATTTGTCTAAACCAGATGGACCACATGGACCAGTGTATTTGGCCAGTAGATACATGGACCAGTGTATTTGGCCAGTAGATACATGGACCAGTGTATTTGGCCAGTAGATACATGGACCAGTGTATTTGGCCAGTAGATACATGGACCAGTGTATTTGGCCAGTAGATACATGGACCAGTGTATTTACATGATACATGACCAGTGTATTTGGCCAGTAGATACATTGGACCAGTGTATTTGGCCAGTAGATACATGGACCAGTGTATTTGGCCAGTAGATACATGGACCAGTGTATTTGGCCAGTAGATACATGGACCAGTGTATTTGGCCAGTAGATACATGGACCAGTGTATTTGGCCAGTAGATACATGGACCAGTGTATTTGGCCAGTAGATACATGGACCAGTGTATTTGGCCAGTAAACCAGATACATGGACCAGTGTATTTGGCCAGTAGATACATGGACCATGTTGACCAGTGTATTTGGCCAGTGTATTGCATGTAATTTGGACCAGTGTATTTGGCCAGTAGATACATGGACCAGTGTATTTGGCCAGTAGATACATGGACCAGTGTATTTGGCCAGTAAACCAGATACATGGACCAGTGTATTTGGCCAGAAAACCAGATTGACCAGTGTATTTGGCCAGTAGATACATGGACCAGTGTATTTGGCCAGTAGATACATGGACCAGTGTATTTGGCCAGTAGATACATGGACCAGTGTATTTGGCCAGTAGATACATGGACCAGTGTATTTGGCCAGTAAACCAGATACATGGACCAGTGTATTTGGCCAGTAGATACATGGACCAGTGTATTTGGCCAGTAGATACATGGACCAGTGTATTTGGCCAGTATTTGGCCAGTAGATACATGGACCAGTGTATTTGGCCAGTAGATACATGGACCAGTGTATTTGGCCAGTAGATACATGGACCAGTGTATTTGGCCAGTAGATACATGGACCAGTGTATTTGGCCAGTAGATACATGGACCAGTGTATTTGGCCAGTAGATACATGGACCAGTGTATTTGGCCAGTAAACCAGATACATGGACCAGTGTATTTGGCCAGAAAACCAGATACATGGACCAGTGTATTTGGCCAGTAAACCAGATACATGGACCAGTGTATTTGGCCAGTAGATACATGGACCAGTGTATTTGGCCAGTAGATACATGGACCAGTGTATTTGGCCAGTAGATACATGGACCAGTGTATTTGGCCAGTAGATACATGGACCAGTGTATTTGGCCAGTAGATACATGGACCAGTGTATTTGGCCAGTAAACCAGATACATGGACCAGTGTATTTGGCCAGTAAAGCCAGGTTTCCAGATTATATgggttttaattaatttggCCAGTAAACCAGATACATGGACCAGTGTATTTGGCCAGTAGATACATGGACCAGTGTATTTGGCCAGTAAACCAGATACATGGACCAGTGTATTTGGCCAGTAGATACATGGACCAGTGTATTTGGCCAGTAGATACATGGACCAGTGTATTTGGCCAGTAAACCAGATACAGTGTATTTGGCCAGTAGATACATGGACCAGTGTATTTGGCCAGTAGATACATGGACCAGTGTATTTGGCCAGTAGATACATGGACCAGTGTATTTGGCCAGTAGATACATGGACCAGTGTATTTGGCCAGTAAACCAGATACATGGACCAGTGTATATGGCCAGTAGGTACATGGACCAGTGTATTTGTCGAGTAAACCAGATACATGGACCAGTGTATTTGTATTTCACCAGTAGATACATGGACCAGTGTATTTGGCCAGTAGATACATGGTCCAGTGTATTTGGCCAGTAAACCAGATACATGGACCAGTGTATTTGGCCAGTAAAGCCAGGTTTCCAGATTATATGGGTTTTAATTACTTTGAATAGTGCCATACAAGTAAATTGAAtacacagggatctggattagacaagggccggTTAGTTATGCTGTACAAAATACCCATTAATCATTTAGTGGAGTTTCTTTACTGCTATAACTTTATAGTGTCGCCTCCAAACTTAGAAGTTTCCTACCTTACTATTGATATTTCTCTAACCAACTTAAACTTTTGATTGACAGGCTTGCTGACCTATCGCTTGAGTTTGAGTTGGAGAGAGCTCCAAGTGTGGACGATTTACTGACCGTCATCGTCAACAGAGAGGACGTGGAGGTCCTTATGAATCGGCCAGTAAGTTTTGATCTCCAAGAAAACATCCTAGTGACTCATTCAACTTCAGCAAGCCTATTTTCTGATGTCCAGTGCTTTTGATAGTAGTATCATAGTTTTAGAGAGAAAACAATTTTTGAACTGAAACTaataatatactgtaaactaactttcATTCACGTGCAAATTACTTTTGCTTTTTTTGCCTTTTTTTGTGATCCAGGTGAATTCGTGAAAGTTCATGTCTGCGAaattatttttgctttttttgcCTTTTTTTGTGATCCAGGTGAATTCGTGAAAGTTCATGTCTGCGAATTAATATCTAAATCATCTATATTGATAGGATTATCATTCAAATGTTAAATCCGTGAATATTAATCTTCACCAACTTGTTTAGagatggaaatcgcgaaatttaattgCCGGGAAAGAAGGTTGATTTACAGTAGCAATTACAAGAGCAAATAGCTCTGCAATATTCCgagtttgcatattacagagttgtctgcccttgtgggtaggtaatgattgtgacgtcatgtgtttgggagcgtaaAGTCAtatgtttcggagaaaacgacttgaattgtgctcacaaaataatgacgtaacaattgatacctacccacaaaggagctaactctgtaatatgctaaGACGGAGTATATGAGGACAGAATACAATTTACATGGAGGGCAATCACTTTCTTAAATGTTGAACAAAAGGCATCTTAATAATGATTTTAGGGAATAAGAAATtcaatatttgtattgtatttgcATGTATTCAACATTAATGTcagtaatgtttttatttttacattgaagaAAGCACAAATAACATTAAAGCTCATGAAAGGAtattcaggggagataatttggaGCAATAAGTTATCATTATTCATTCAAGTATTAACTGTACTAATATATTTTTTAGGGGAGGCGATACAAGGGTCCAAATGGTAAAAATGTGGCTGCAACTCGTATCCAATCATCTTGGAGGATGTACCGAGATCGCTCCGAATACCTGGAATATCGTAAGAAGAAGTGGGCCGCAGGTGTCATTGCCATTTCCTGGATTATGAACATTAAGATGTCACAGGTCAAACAGAAACTCAAGCAGAGTCGAGAAGATCAGCTGGAGGCATTCAGACGAAGGGCAAAGGTCAGACATTATACATAAAGAAGTCAGAGGTCATTAATCATAAAGGTTATCAAATGTCAGAGTTCATCTGTAAGatcattaaaatcatttattgaAGATATTGAGACACAGACGAAATAAGTTTTGAAAAAGgagaataaaaataatagaGTTAAGACATTCAACCTGAATTTTGATAatagactggtctagtctttaatttagaagagcctaaatatgTCTCCTAAATAAGTCAAACCTGACCATGTTACCACATGTGGTGATCAAACACATGTTGTATATGACCATGAAATATGTCTCTATGAAGACAATCTTCCTATACATCTACTGGTAACTTGTCTCTTAGAAAAAACTACATGCCATATCTTACTATGactgtattttgttttttaccTTTAAATGGAGTGacaagaaaaatgaaaatatttttcttgacTTTTCCAGAAATTTGCGATGTCCTGGGACAGAATCAAACAGTCTAAGCGAGTGATTATTCATGTGTCCTCCCTGGGTCTGTCTCAGAACATCCGGGATACCATCCACGAGTTCGGGATCCGACAGAACACACAAATGGCTCGGATCTGTGATATACGGGGTATGTAATCCTGTATATCTTGTAATATACTTTTGCCTTTTTTATGATTTCTAATAAAACACGGAGTATATCATATAATAGAAACTGTTACCATCCAGAGATATGTTATTGTTAATACTTATTTGCTCAAGATATTTGAAAATACCTAACGTAAATTGGACAGTTTTGTGTAGCTTTTCTAGTTAATGCTTCTTAATTTCAGCAATGACTTAATTCATTCGTTCTGCCATAGTCAACTATTATGAAAGCAAACTTGAAATTACAGtctaaattgtaaaattttctgCAACCAATTGATAAATTGAGTAAGAATTGTACAGATCAGTAAATTTTACTGTAATCTTGTTTTGTTGATATCATCATTACTTATTACTGAtatcatcataaatgtttattttctacaGACCCCAATGTGGATGTTATATTCATCTCCCCCGTCCCTCTCAGTGAGGAAACCCTACAGTACTACAGCAAGCTGCTGGGCCTGAAGGCAGCCATCGACTCAGGAAACGTAGAGGATCAATGTGTGATGTCGGAGCGATACCGTATCATCACACCTGATGCCATCAAGAGCTTCCCAGTAAATAAGCCTttcttttaaatctttaaataaattcCACCAGTTTGAATTTATCATTTCTCAATCTCATCAACAGCAGCAATGCTATGTTGAGCAGGAACGAGAAAGCAAAGAAAACTTTTGAACTGATTGAATAATGCAATTTACTTATAGATGGATCTTATTTATTTGATTACCATTTCAACAAATCTTAGTAAATACGTGATAGGATTTGACATCCTATAGATAAAAACAAGTTATTATTATGAAATGTATCCCTAATTCTCCTTGTATTAATTTGCAGACCCACAGAATGTGTTTATCCACTCTCCTGAAATACAGTCCACGCACCATCAAACGTATAAAACACTTAATCAAGGGACGAGAGGCGTACATGGTGTCGGGTGTACCCCACAATGATGATCTGGCCGTGGCTGACGAGCTAGACGTACCGATCTTGTCTCCAGAACCAGAGGTCGCACACCTGTACTCCACGAAGTCGGGCTGCAAGAGGATCTTTGCCAGTGCTAACGTGGATCTACCTCCAAGTGAATATGATGTGTACAGTCTAGGCCAGGTAGGCGAAAAGTTGATTCGCGTAATATTGAGTATTGATTGAATCATATATACCCAAACAGTCAGATTCACAAAGATTTAAAAACtcttaaatttaattttctcgtttttagTTCAAATCAGGAAAATTTTTAACCTGCAAAATAAAGCAGCTGTATGGCACTTTGAGAGATCTCTTAAACCTTTTATAGCTGTTTTTACCGTGTGTGTTGGTATCACGTTCTATTCTTTATTGATTTAGACCCATGCGTCAGATGATTTATACATGCAAAATTTTGCACATGAATTCTTGATTGAAATGAACATCTAAAAGATTTTTTgatatattcaatatttgaatGATCTATACAATCAATGTAAGAATGTTCCCTTAAGTACTTACAGTCCTTTGATGTGCTTTTCATTCTTTTCTTTCAGCTACATGAATGTCTGGCCCAACTAGTTACAGAAAACCTTATGGTGAAGCGCTGGCTGTTTAAGCTTGATGACGAGTTTGATGGACGAGGCATTGCTTTTTGTGATGTGACGGAACATCTCCAGTGTTACTCATGGGCACTGAAGGAGTCTAGGCGGTATGGCGAAAAGTGGAGCAAAAAATGGGCACAGGTAAATTGTGGTCTTATGGAAATAATCAGATTTTGATGCAATTTATATGCCTCCAACCATGAATTTGATTTCATTCACATCCCATTCAATCCAAATTTCATACGGATGGTATTTATATCTCACAGACTTTTCTATTTTTTGAAAGTTATATTATTcaataatttacatattaataGAATAAAGTACTTAAACTAATCTTAATAAAAAACTTGCCTTTAATTATCATGTCTTCAAGATTTATGACTtctgtaaataaaatgtcactttttcTACCCTCATAACagaaatgttttacattttttaatagGAAGCAGCATATAtcaaaatccatgcagaaattgCTGATGTATTACACGCTAATGCCAAGCCGGTCCATACAAATATTTATGCAAGCTGGGACACTTTCTTAGAGGCTTTCCTTAGTCAAGGTATGGtgacaattttgaattttctgTACTTtgattcattattttgaaaccaAATTTAAGGTGGCTATTTGACATTTTAACTTTGGCCCACACCAACTTGGTCCCCAGGGAATTGGAAGCCTAGCAACGCTTTACTGACCATTGGTCAGTGGTTTGTCTGTCGGAATAATAGTTTACATTTTTATGCTATTCTAGGTACCGTTGGTAAATTATACAAAACGCAGCAAATATTTTGCACATTGTAAAGAATCTGtgaataaaattcaaattaaagcCCCACCATccgtatctgtcttattttGTTCAAGATTTAGAAGAATGGTGAAAAACAAATCCTGTTataaatcatgcagagataggactaaatcgaagtcaagatgagtgataatgattcggaaaaatttgataaaaatcaaataagtattgaacatcgctagatgggtcccacttagtcaaacaagccgaagtaagccgacattgtaacgtcgttgccgagatgTCATGTGACTACAGTAACTACGTAAcatctgtccgaactcttccgagaacgggtcatgaactgTCCAACTTCAATAAttgtaacttctatggcgaccagtttaaaatgaaggcatgtttacatgtatcaactttcaacaactgctgtaccaaagttattaagaaatcattataaacagtctttgatataacttgatttcaactacatctacaaatactaacaatattcGGGTAGcatctaacttgactttttgttgatagttacgtatagtgtggctttaagtgtttagtataaaatattaatgtaggggagataattcatgcATTATTAATGGAAAAAAGACAATTTAATGAGACAGTCGCTACACTTGGATTTAAATTTAGTTTTTGACTTTGAATTTGaagtaaacaaaattaatttttgtgttttttcttcGATTTAGGTGGAGTGATAGAGGCGTGTCCACCCTCTGAGAGCATCACCACATTAACTGTTGATATGATGATCGAGCCAAACGGTAAATACAACATCGTGTCCTGTGGTGACCAGATTCACGCAGAAACACCGTTCAGTTGTTGGGGAGTGTCGGTACCCCAGTCCTCCGTCGAACCCGACGTCCTCAATGTCGCCTGTAGAAAAATCGCAGAGGCCTGCAAAACAAGAGGAATCCTGGGATACTTCTCCGTTGACTTTGTGACGTTTATAGATCCTAAAACAGTAAGTATTCAATAAGTACCATGTTCTACCCAGTAAGTACCATGTTCTACCCAGTAAGTACCATGTTCTACCCAGTAAGTACCATGTTCTACCCAGTAAGTACCATGTTCTACCCAGTAAGTACCATGTTCTACCCATTAAGTACCATGTTCTACCCAGTAAGTACCATGTTCTACCCAGTAAGTACCATGTTCTACCCAGTAAGTACCATGTTCTACCCAGTAAGTACCATGCTCTACCCAGTAAGTACCATGTTCTACCCAGTAAGTACCATGCTCTACCCAGTAAGTACCATGCTCTACCCAGTAAGTACCATGTTCTACCCAGTAAGTACCATGCTCTACCCAGTAAGTACCATGTTCTACCCAGTAAGTACCATGCTCTACCCAGTAAGTACCATGTTCTACCCAGTAAGTACCATGTTCTACCCAGTAAGTACCATGCTCTACCCAGTAAGTACCATGTTCTACCCAGTAAGTACCATGCTCTACCCAGTAAGTACCATGCTCTACCCAGTAAGTACCATGTTCTACCCAGTAAGTACCATGTTCTACCCAGTAAGTACCATGCTCTACCCAGTAAGTACCATGTTCTACCCAGTAAGTACCATGCTCTACCCAGTAAGTACCATGTTCTACCCAGTAAGTACCATGTTCTACCCAGTAAGTACCATGCTCTACCCAGTAAGTACCATGCTCTACCCAGTAAGTACCATGTTCTACCCATTAAGTACCATGCTCTACCCAGTAAGTACCATGCTCTACCCAGTAAGTACCATGCTCTACCCAGTAAGTACCATGTTCTACCCAGTAAGTACCATGCTCTACCCAGTAAGTACCATGTTCTACCCAGTAAGTACCATGTTCTACCCAGTAAGTACCATGCTCTACCCAGTAAGTACCATGTTCTACCCAGTAAGTACCATGCTCTACCCAGTAAGTACCATGTTCTACCCAGTAAGTACCATGTTCTACCCAGTAAGTACCATGCTCTACCCAGTAAGTACCATGTTCTACCCAGTAAGTACCATGTTCTACCCAGTAAGTACCATGCTCTACCCAGTAAGTACCATGCTCTACCCAGTTAGAACCATGCTCTACCCAGTAAGTACCATGTTCTACCCAGTAAGTACCATGCTCTACCCAGTAAGTACCATGCTCTACCCAGTAAGTACCATGCTCTACCCTGTTAGTACCATGCTCTTCCCAGTGAGAACCTAGGAGGCTAAAAGAAATAGGTCATTGAGTTTTCACGGTAAAGGTCACTGAAGCTATAAATGTAAAGTCCCAATATGAATTCTCTCATAGATTATAGGGTTATCATGTGTTGCTAAGGgggaaaaaacatatttgtctTGCGCAAGGGGGATGTACGAAAGCTTAGATACACTAAACATTTACATAACGTCATTAATACCTGCTGCGTAATTATGGTGTACATTATCAACAATGACATTTGTTTTAATACAGGCACATATATACTAATGTTGTTGTGATGATTGTGATGTAAAATTGCAAGCCTTTGCTGATCAATCAAAATCTTTCATTCCTGTTGCCATATCTCTATTTTAACTTAACAGTCCTATGTTAAATTCTGTAGAATATGATGATTTCATTCCActatactgtgtcctccattcCTTTTTAAACAGTAATTTTATATACCTTATTTTAATATCTAACTTCTGTATTCTTTAGATGGAACAGCGACTCTGGGCGTTGGATCTTAGTCTACACTACAGTGATAGCCTAGCAATGTTCCAGCTCATGTCCTATGTCAGTAACGGCGTCCTCGATCCAGTCAAGCATGTCCTCAATGTTCcgacaaacaaacaagaaaaaCGCCAGAGACGAAGAAGACTTGCTGGCCAGGAAGAGGAGGTAATATTATCTCAATTATACAGTTTTGTTATAAAGTCAATGATATTCCACTGATCTTTGGTAGGAGAGGGCTTTATCAAGTTTTTAAATGACAATGCAAGGGTCACGAGAAGATTTCTACCATATTTAATTCTATCTTTGCATATTCAAAAGTTATCTGgctttacaggtaaatattaattatgacATCAAGTGTTTAAGAGTGTAACTTCATGTTTATCCAGAGAAATgagtttcactcacaaaataattatgtcatAATCGAAACCTTCCTGCAATGGAGATAACTCCTGTTGGAAATTAATGCTAACCCCCGATACTAAGTGAGGTTTTCAAGTTATCAGAATCTGATTGTACATCTGAATATTTTCACAACTTATGGTATCACAGTGGACATTTTGATGTCCATAAAATTTCCAGTGAAAAAAGGAAATCTCattatttcttctttattttaCAGCAAGAGCCAAATACCAGTCGGTTTGGAGTGATGAGTACTCGACTGTTACATACAAACTTGGCCGTCGTCCACTATAGTGTGTTCTTCCAGATGTGTCGGGCTCACGGCATTGGCTACGATATAAaggtatgttattttttttgtaatgacATCATTATAATCACTGTATCCGACCCAATAGGTGCCTCATCCCTATAATGCCCCTTTCCCTTTTTGAGTATGAAATTTCTCTTATCTTGAATAAAATTCAGACTGAAACAATCAAAACCCTGTAGGTTTGAATTTCACTACTTAATTTTTAACcgtgcaataattttgtgaaatgttagcccaaatttggtcctattaagcacccttcatttttcatttttgactGCCCTGGGTGCTTTAATATTTGGTTGAATACAGTAAATAGTATCaatgatttttgtttatatcCCACTTTTCAGGCGTAGGTAGTGGTTACATATTTGTTCACTAATTCACCTCTGTAGACATAATTGAACCCTTCCAATTTAAAGGCTGGAATAgtttattatgaattttcaggggtgaatgagttataaatatatcatataaagatatacagagttattgcccttttaataaatttatcattgaaatatgtaaaactcACTACCCTATATGGTACATATACTGTTATCTGTGAAATTAGTGATTTATAAGAAGGTATGACTGCACATTTTATCTGTTTTCATTGATGCAATATCTTATTTTCAGGAGAAGCAAGgaacagtatttacattaattgACAGCTTCAACAGGGAGAGACTGGGCATGATGTAAGTATTAATTAAAGCTAGATGAATGAGGATTTGTTCTTTGTTTATAACCTGATATATCTTGATAAGTTAGATCTGGATTCATTGATGAGATGGTCTACTCTGTACTAGTATGGTCAAATAGGGAAGTAAAAGTTAAGATAAAACATAGCATGTAACTGGCTTTTCATGGACAGACAGagacaaattaaacattttagtatataatttttatattttttttcgcaTCAATAGAACCATAGGTGACAACCTACAAGGAGCACTGGCTACATTTGCCAGGAACATGTCCGTCATCCATCAGGAAATTTCTGCACCGAACATGCAGGGTGAAACCAACTTCAAGGTAAGTACCATCTCACATATGGTtcacatttattttatcaaataggcTTTCTTCACTGCATTCCTGTACAGCGACAAGATTTTTAATCGCAGTGGTCAACTCCTTAAATTGACTCTAGCTGTCCACATCAGGGTTGAATATTTCAATGAAGACAATGCAAAACAAGCAGACATTTGCAATGTAATGACTGTGGGTCTGTGGTTTTTCCAAATTGGAAAATTCCTGCTTTCTCCTTTCACAGAAACTAGCTGTCACATCCTTAATCGACCAAAACAAGACACATTTAATCACCAAACTAAACCTACATACCGGTAGCCGACAATTAAAAAggttttaatcattttaattatttgagCAGTTGGGCCTCtgttttcaatgttaaaattttatgtGTTTCAGAGTGCAATAGAAGATGTAGAGGGAATTCTGGGTACAACAATTGAGAATGCCGACGAACCAGACGAAGAAACAAACGACCAGTCATGAAAACTTTCTactaagggagacaacttataGCAAAAGTCATGTGTGATTTTCAGTGATCAACTGTGAATATCGCAGTGAATTTTATTGTTCACCCAA is a genomic window of Argopecten irradians isolate NY chromosome 10, Ai_NY, whole genome shotgun sequence containing:
- the LOC138333940 gene encoding IQ domain-containing protein H-like isoform X3, with product MAEKRALFERRSSVSLPTLLPYNTLQTHNMKKKNSVCKDLDYSQVVKEVQDDIRQLREKINHGDGGSINIKDLENALAKTEEGLQMKTEQVINHYNNKVQTLPTALSTRFDPGMVAMEQTWDLKTKARSEMKRVQGQQYLAREKLRQPQPPGSLLPKRQQVQVSGPSPGQQTKHMLTLRAVLNPMHGQNRQSLNDNFGIQLPLIPQRVENKNIPRPIIGTTVEPLAVLPRANRTDPQIAPPPISEDDARKGILSLLERGLIPPAAELTLDPSPVRHKTAPLHDPTVKTKPTAQPEMSHTLAGVKLDISSTTKKAEIDDNVTKIPIVPPHPLSAHSTETRTPSAKTRATSASMPQIKTPATLKTYDLPLQPMSPTLPPASPDQSLGHSPSIYSPVRSASSKKGYRFLFSPPPTTPASGDIKHLTHRFAIQNGKIRDTSAEFLSFKQHYCLTWGSIVSMIKHLEKMTQEFSVPIAFINGDKLADLSLEFELERAPSVDDLLTVIVNREDVEVLMNRPGRRYKGPNGKNVAATRIQSSWRMYRDRSEYLEYRKKKWAAGVIAISWIMNIKMSQVKQKLKQSREDQLEAFRRRAKKFAMSWDRIKQSKRVIIHVSSLGLSQNIRDTIHEFGIRQNTQMARICDIRDPNVDVIFISPVPLSEETLQYYSKLLGLKAAIDSGNVEDQCVMSERYRIITPDAIKSFPTHRMCLSTLLKYSPRTIKRIKHLIKGREAYMVSGVPHNDDLAVADELDVPILSPEPEVAHLYSTKSGCKRIFASANVDLPPSEYDVYSLGQLHECLAQLVTENLMVKRWLFKLDDEFDGRGIAFCDVTEHLQCYSWALKESRRYGEKWSKKWAQEAAYIKIHAEIADVLHANAKPVHTNIYASWDTFLEAFLSQGGVIEACPPSESITTLTVDMMIEPNGKYNIVSCGDQIHAETPFSCWGVSVPQSSVEPDVLNVACRKIAEACKTRGILGYFSVDFVTFIDPKTMEQRLWALDLSLHYSDSLAMFQLMSYVSNGVLDPVKHVLNVPTNKQEKRQRRRRLAGQEEEQEPNTSRFGVMSTRLLHTNLAVVHYSVFFQMCRAHGIGYDIKEKQGTVFTLIDSFNRERLGMITIGDNLQGALATFARNMSVIHQEISAPNMQGETNFKSAIEDVEGILGTTIENADEPDEETNDQS
- the LOC138333940 gene encoding IQ domain-containing protein H-like isoform X7 — translated: MAEKRALFERRSSVSLPTLLPYNTLQTHNMKKKNSVCKDLDYSQVVKEVQDDIRQLREKINHGDGGSINIKDLENALAKTEEGLQMKTEQVINHYNNKVQTLPTALSTRFDPGMVAMEQTWDLKTKARSEMKRVQGQQYLAREKLRQPQPPGSLLPKRQQVQVSGPSPGQQTKHMLTLRAVLNPMHGQNRQSLNDNFGIQLPLIPQRVENKRRVKLIQKDNSGVVIKVTSNIPRPIIGTTVEPLAVLPRANRTDPQIAPPPISEDDARKGILSLLERGLIPPAAELTLDPSPVRHKTAPLHDPTVKTKPTAQPEMSHTLAGVKLDISSTTKKAEIDDNVTKIPIVPPHPLSAHSTETRTPSAKTRATSASMPQIKTPATLKTYDLPLQPMPPPTTPASGDIKHLTHRFAIQNGKIRDTSAEFLSFKQHYCLTWGSIVSMIKHLEKMTQEFSVPIAFINGDKLADLSLEFELERAPSVDDLLTVIVNREDVEVLMNRPGRRYKGPNGKNVAATRIQSSWRMYRDRSEYLEYRKKKWAAGVIAISWIMNIKMSQVKQKLKQSREDQLEAFRRRAKKFAMSWDRIKQSKRVIIHVSSLGLSQNIRDTIHEFGIRQNTQMARICDIRDPNVDVIFISPVPLSEETLQYYSKLLGLKAAIDSGNVEDQCVMSERYRIITPDAIKSFPTHRMCLSTLLKYSPRTIKRIKHLIKGREAYMVSGVPHNDDLAVADELDVPILSPEPEVAHLYSTKSGCKRIFASANVDLPPSEYDVYSLGQLHECLAQLVTENLMVKRWLFKLDDEFDGRGIAFCDVTEHLQCYSWALKESRRYGEKWSKKWAQEAAYIKIHAEIADVLHANAKPVHTNIYASWDTFLEAFLSQGGVIEACPPSESITTLTVDMMIEPNGKYNIVSCGDQIHAETPFSCWGVSVPQSSVEPDVLNVACRKIAEACKTRGILGYFSVDFVTFIDPKTMEQRLWALDLSLHYSDSLAMFQLMSYVSNGVLDPVKHVLNVPTNKQEKRQRRRRLAGQEEEQEPNTSRFGVMSTRLLHTNLAVVHYSVFFQMCRAHGIGYDIKEKQGTVFTLIDSFNRERLGMITIGDNLQGALATFARNMSVIHQEISAPNMQGETNFKSAIEDVEGILGTTIENADEPDEETNDQS
- the LOC138333940 gene encoding IQ domain-containing protein H-like isoform X1, yielding MAEKRALFERRSSVSLPTLLPYNTLQTHNMKKKNSVCKDLDYSQVVKEVQDDIRQLREKINHGDGGSINIKDLENALAKTEEGLQMKTEQVINHYNNKVQTLPTALSTRFDPGMVAMEQTWDLKTKARSEMKRVQGQQYLAREKLRQPQPPGSLLPKRQQVQVSGPSPGQQTKHMLTLRAVLNPMHGQNRQSLNDNFGIQLPLIPQRVENKRRVKLIQKDNSGVVIKVTSNIPRPIIGTTVEPLAVLPRANRTDPQIAPPPISEDDARKGILSLLERGLIPPAAELTLDPSPVRHKTAPLHDPTVKTKPTAQPEMSHTLAGVKLDISSTTKKAEIDDNVTKIPIVPPHPLSAHSTETRTPSAKTRATSASMPQIKTPATLKTYDLPLQPMSPTLPPASPDQSLGHSPSIYSPVRSASSKKGYRFLFSPPPTTPASGDIKHLTHRFAIQNGKIRDTSAEFLSFKQHYCLTWGSIVSMIKHLEKMTQEFSVPIAFINGDKLADLSLEFELERAPSVDDLLTVIVNREDVEVLMNRPGRRYKGPNGKNVAATRIQSSWRMYRDRSEYLEYRKKKWAAGVIAISWIMNIKMSQVKQKLKQSREDQLEAFRRRAKKFAMSWDRIKQSKRVIIHVSSLGLSQNIRDTIHEFGIRQNTQMARICDIRDPNVDVIFISPVPLSEETLQYYSKLLGLKAAIDSGNVEDQCVMSERYRIITPDAIKSFPTHRMCLSTLLKYSPRTIKRIKHLIKGREAYMVSGVPHNDDLAVADELDVPILSPEPEVAHLYSTKSGCKRIFASANVDLPPSEYDVYSLGQLHECLAQLVTENLMVKRWLFKLDDEFDGRGIAFCDVTEHLQCYSWALKESRRYGEKWSKKWAQEAAYIKIHAEIADVLHANAKPVHTNIYASWDTFLEAFLSQGGVIEACPPSESITTLTVDMMIEPNGKYNIVSCGDQIHAETPFSCWGVSVPQSSVEPDVLNVACRKIAEACKTRGILGYFSVDFVTFIDPKTMEQRLWALDLSLHYSDSLAMFQLMSYVSNGVLDPVKHVLNVPTNKQEKRQRRRRLAGQEEEQEPNTSRFGVMSTRLLHTNLAVVHYSVFFQMCRAHGIGYDIKEKQGTVFTLIDSFNRERLGMITIGDNLQGALATFARNMSVIHQEISAPNMQGETNFKSAIEDVEGILGTTIENADEPDEETNDQS